A single region of the Sphingobium sp. TKS genome encodes:
- a CDS encoding flagellar hook-basal body complex protein: MSFYISLSGLKAAQSDLSTISNNVANVNSTAFKKSKAVFGDIFSSAPMQTTTQVSGQGVRVQGVNQQFTQGTIETTDKTLDLAITGEGFFTVKRTADNQVSYTRNGAFSVDESRYAVDTTGARLQVIPLDPVTGVSTVTGTVTTASLTDLKVPTNWPDGGTGNQLSSVGVSEEGKITGVYADGTTVYLGATAMAAFNSQEGLRQQGDAHWTATNASGTPMLGMGNSGLYGSVRSGALERSNVDITEELVSLISAQRNFQANSKAIEAANTLSTTIVNMRT; the protein is encoded by the coding sequence ATGTCCTTCTACATCTCGCTTTCCGGTCTCAAGGCGGCCCAGTCCGACCTCTCGACCATCTCCAACAATGTCGCCAACGTGAATTCGACCGCGTTCAAGAAGAGCAAGGCCGTGTTCGGTGACATCTTCTCGTCCGCGCCGATGCAGACCACGACGCAGGTGTCGGGCCAGGGCGTCCGCGTGCAGGGCGTGAACCAGCAATTCACCCAGGGCACAATCGAAACCACCGACAAGACGCTGGACCTCGCCATCACCGGCGAAGGCTTCTTCACGGTCAAGCGCACCGCCGACAATCAGGTCAGCTATACCCGCAACGGCGCCTTCTCGGTCGATGAGAGCCGCTATGCCGTCGACACCACCGGCGCCCGGCTCCAGGTGATCCCGCTCGATCCGGTCACCGGCGTTTCGACGGTGACGGGCACGGTGACCACCGCGTCGCTCACCGACCTCAAGGTTCCGACCAACTGGCCCGACGGCGGCACCGGCAACCAGCTTTCCAGCGTCGGCGTGTCGGAAGAAGGCAAGATCACCGGCGTCTATGCGGACGGCACCACCGTCTATCTGGGCGCAACCGCCATGGCCGCGTTCAACAGTCAGGAAGGCCTGCGCCAGCAGGGCGACGCGCACTGGACCGCCACCAACGCCAGCGGCACGCCAATGCTCGGCATGGGCAATAGCGGGCTTTATGGTTCCGTCCGCTCGGGCGCGCTGGAACGCTCCAACGTCGATATCACGGAAGAGCTGGTCAGCCTGATCTCGGCCCAGCGCAACTTCCAGGCGAACTCGAAGGCGATCGAAGCGGCCAACACGCTGTCGACCACCATCGTGAACATGCGCACCTAA
- a CDS encoding flagellar hook assembly protein FlgD translates to MTTTTATDSAGLSVYNPYANVGTGKSEMGQADFLRLLTAQMQTQDPFEPMDNAQMVSQMATITNSSGIAEMNQTLKGLASELSGTRLGDAASWIGKSMLVQSNIAAPDAAGQYMGQLSFADATSGASVDLVDGNGNVLKTIDLGNQPAGNVNFFWDGKDDAGNTVATDALKIKVNGATPSRVASWTTIAAVQSPADGSSSKLITPLGTYSPSDAISLA, encoded by the coding sequence ATGACGACCACCACCGCAACCGACAGCGCGGGGCTTTCGGTCTATAACCCCTATGCCAATGTCGGCACCGGCAAGTCGGAAATGGGCCAGGCGGATTTCCTGCGCCTGCTGACCGCGCAGATGCAGACGCAGGATCCGTTCGAACCAATGGATAACGCCCAGATGGTCTCGCAGATGGCGACCATCACCAATAGCAGCGGCATCGCGGAAATGAATCAGACGTTGAAAGGCCTGGCGTCCGAACTGAGCGGCACCCGGCTGGGCGATGCGGCGAGCTGGATCGGCAAGTCGATGCTGGTCCAGAGCAATATCGCCGCGCCCGACGCCGCCGGCCAATATATGGGCCAGCTGAGCTTTGCCGACGCCACCAGCGGCGCGAGCGTCGATCTGGTCGACGGCAACGGCAACGTCCTCAAGACCATCGACCTTGGCAATCAGCCTGCGGGCAACGTCAATTTCTTTTGGGACGGCAAGGATGACGCAGGCAACACCGTCGCCACCGATGCGCTGAAGATCAAGGTCAACGGCGCCACGCCCAGCCGCGTCGCGAGCTGGACTACCATCGCCGCCGTCCAGTCACCCGCCGACGGCAGTTCGTCCAAGCTCATTACCCCATTGGGCACCTACAGCCCGTCCGACGCCATTTCCCTCGCCTAA
- the flgC gene encoding flagellar basal body rod protein FlgC gives MSGYGSSGSGPLNVFDIAGRAMSAQLVRLNATASNMANAGNVTGSAAEAYRAIKPVFQSVTDSPGVSTVKVQNVVTTNAQPTKRHDPNHPLADKNGDVWEAAVDSSAELVDMIETARMYQNNVQVLNTAKSLMLETIRIGK, from the coding sequence ATGAGCGGTTACGGATCTTCGGGTTCTGGCCCCTTGAACGTCTTCGACATCGCCGGCCGCGCCATGAGCGCGCAGCTCGTGCGCCTGAACGCGACCGCATCCAACATGGCCAATGCCGGCAATGTCACCGGCAGCGCAGCGGAGGCCTATCGCGCGATCAAGCCGGTGTTCCAGTCGGTCACCGACAGCCCCGGCGTCTCGACCGTCAAGGTCCAGAATGTCGTCACAACCAATGCGCAGCCCACCAAGCGCCACGATCCCAACCATCCGCTGGCCGATAAGAATGGCGATGTCTGGGAAGCGGCCGTGGATAGCAGCGCGGAGCTGGTCGACATGATCGAGACCGCCCGCATGTACCAGAACAATGTGCAGGTGCTCAACACCGCCAAATCCCTGATGCTCGAAACCATAAGGATCGGCAAATGA
- the flgB gene encoding flagellar basal body rod protein FlgB, whose translation MSLEDGLFGIHGKALALRSQRLSLLASNIANASTPGYKARDIDFESALKEATTQQSKSAADVSQAVDDSMGYRVPLQSSLDGNTVELSTEQTLFAENAVKYRTTLSFLEGRINTITRALKGE comes from the coding sequence ATGTCGCTGGAAGACGGATTGTTCGGGATACATGGAAAGGCGCTGGCGCTTCGCTCGCAGCGGCTCTCCCTGCTCGCGTCCAACATCGCGAACGCCTCGACGCCCGGTTACAAGGCGCGCGACATCGATTTCGAGTCCGCGCTGAAGGAAGCCACCACGCAGCAGAGCAAGTCGGCCGCCGACGTGTCGCAAGCTGTCGATGACTCGATGGGCTATCGCGTGCCGCTGCAATCCAGCCTTGACGGCAACACCGTCGAACTCAGCACCGAACAGACGCTGTTTGCGGAAAACGCCGTCAAATATCGCACGACCCTCTCCTTCCTTGAGGGCCGCATCAACACCATCACGCGCGCCTTGAAGGGAGAATGA
- a CDS encoding MotA/TolQ/ExbB proton channel family protein: MIGILAHLFDPLTLLAMMAGIGIVALFQNGGRALGRAFAALAPLLSADPAKDRDAARAALLKIDQVAQLRGLACTDRVKTANPFLTQAARKLANCEKTDQFELWAAQTLADRAQRHASARNVWLSIADAAPALGMAGTIIGLVGMFAGMDDPARLGPSMALALLTTFYGVVIANIMAAPIAARLADLSERELAWQKEVADRMAAIARRENVPLRRASIREVA; this comes from the coding sequence ATGATCGGTATCTTGGCGCATTTGTTCGATCCCCTGACCTTGCTGGCGATGATGGCCGGCATCGGGATCGTTGCGCTGTTCCAGAATGGCGGGCGGGCGCTGGGCCGCGCCTTTGCGGCGTTGGCGCCTTTGCTGAGCGCCGATCCGGCCAAGGATCGCGACGCCGCGCGGGCGGCGCTGCTCAAGATCGATCAGGTGGCGCAACTGCGTGGCCTGGCCTGCACGGACCGGGTGAAGACTGCCAATCCTTTCCTGACCCAGGCTGCGCGCAAGCTCGCCAATTGCGAGAAGACCGATCAGTTCGAACTGTGGGCGGCGCAGACCCTGGCCGACCGTGCGCAGCGGCATGCAAGCGCCCGCAACGTCTGGCTTTCGATTGCCGATGCCGCGCCCGCTTTGGGCATGGCGGGGACGATCATCGGGTTGGTCGGCATGTTCGCGGGGATGGACGATCCCGCCAGGCTGGGGCCGTCCATGGCGCTGGCCCTGCTCACCACTTTCTATGGCGTCGTGATCGCCAATATCATGGCCGCGCCCATCGCTGCGCGGCTGGCTGACCTGTCGGAACGTGAACTGGCCTGGCAGAAGGAAGTGGCGGACCGCATGGCGGCGATTGCGCGCCGGGAAAATGTGCCGCTGCGCCGCGCCTCGATCCGTGAGGTCGCATGA
- a CDS encoding flagellar motor protein MotB, whose amino-acid sequence MSILTSSGARRSRWALSFADLLLLLLGFFVMLQASGQRRDAMLAQVRQQFGGRALAKATEMRAAELFLPGEALLTPAGEARLAALAGRFASGRTRLEISSQGTDPGRQRFDSWDLAAARLGAVARGLKGHGVGRDRLVIRGLDQLDGASGKGQVIRVMPGR is encoded by the coding sequence ATGAGCATCCTGACATCCTCCGGCGCCCGGCGCAGCCGCTGGGCGCTCAGCTTTGCCGATCTGCTGCTGCTGCTGCTCGGCTTTTTCGTAATGTTGCAGGCCAGCGGGCAGCGCCGGGACGCGATGCTGGCGCAGGTGCGTCAGCAATTTGGTGGACGAGCGCTTGCCAAGGCGACGGAAATGCGGGCGGCCGAACTGTTCCTGCCGGGCGAGGCGCTGCTCACGCCAGCGGGAGAGGCGCGTCTGGCGGCCTTGGCGGGACGTTTCGCTTCGGGCCGGACTCGGCTGGAGATCAGCAGCCAGGGGACCGATCCAGGGCGGCAGCGCTTCGATTCGTGGGATTTGGCGGCGGCGCGGCTGGGGGCCGTGGCGCGGGGCTTGAAAGGCCATGGCGTCGGCCGGGACCGGCTGGTCATTCGCGGGTTGGACCAGCTCGACGGTGCTTCGGGCAAGGGGCAGGTCATCCGGGTCATGCCGGGCAGGTAA
- a CDS encoding flagella basal body P-ring formation protein FlgA, with product MTNFPKILLLALSISASDPALAQQKFENLDRIDSLVAMTVGANIGEPGGPIAPVDRRLRLAACPTTPGVEGPVFGAAIVKCDALGWRIRVPLGAGAAAASSGPVARYAPAARAIPKEAVVKKGDPVQLMAGNASFSVSRMMVADEDGAVGQTIRVREDKKAAPILAQVVEMGIVRVPGFNNF from the coding sequence GTGACGAATTTCCCCAAGATCCTCCTTCTGGCGCTGTCCATATCGGCGTCCGATCCTGCGCTGGCGCAGCAGAAGTTCGAGAATCTGGATCGTATCGACAGCTTGGTTGCGATGACCGTGGGCGCCAATATAGGCGAGCCGGGCGGCCCCATCGCGCCGGTGGACCGGCGGTTGCGGCTGGCCGCCTGCCCCACGACGCCCGGCGTCGAAGGCCCGGTCTTCGGTGCGGCGATCGTCAAATGCGACGCCTTGGGCTGGCGCATCCGCGTGCCTTTGGGCGCGGGTGCGGCGGCGGCGTCTTCCGGGCCGGTTGCGCGCTACGCGCCTGCCGCGCGGGCCATCCCCAAGGAGGCCGTCGTGAAGAAGGGCGATCCTGTCCAACTGATGGCGGGCAATGCGAGTTTCAGCGTCTCGCGCATGATGGTCGCGGACGAGGACGGCGCGGTGGGTCAGACGATCCGCGTGCGCGAGGACAAGAAAGCCGCGCCGATTCTGGCGCAGGTCGTGGAAATGGGAATAGTTCGTGTTCCGGGATTTAATAATTTTTGA
- the flgM gene encoding flagellar biosynthesis anti-sigma factor FlgM yields the protein MIKSVGQNISAALEATRLKEGGKTTRASAAGSAVSASSTASSASPAARMAAEGAPVDMDRVAAIKAAIASGNYPVDPAAIADRMIALDLPVAD from the coding sequence ATGATCAAGTCTGTCGGCCAGAATATCAGCGCCGCCCTGGAGGCGACCCGCCTGAAGGAAGGCGGCAAGACGACGCGTGCTTCGGCGGCCGGTTCGGCTGTCAGCGCATCTTCGACGGCCAGTTCCGCCAGTCCTGCTGCCCGCATGGCGGCGGAAGGCGCGCCGGTCGACATGGATCGGGTGGCCGCCATCAAGGCTGCGATCGCGTCGGGCAATTATCCGGTCGATCCGGCGGCGATCGCTGATCGCATGATCGCCCTCGACCTGCCGGTCGCGGACTGA
- a CDS encoding flagellar biosynthesis protein FlgJ — MSAFADITATGASAGNRVTNAIAMASRRTGVDFAYLLGQAKIESSLNPTARATTSSATGLYQFVDQSWLAVIDQHGSEYGLGWAADAISRGSNGHYYVSDPDLRQQILDLRKHPETASVMAAEHAADNKATLEQRLGREAEPVDLYMAHFLGVGGASKFLAMNDRAPDATAASMFPAAARANRSIFYDRQGNARSFAEIRDRFASKLQKGFDSIGTGDIQYADNALPSGAKTVQPADYVRIETQRLATAADVTVRPEPQTARLAYLMLATLGR, encoded by the coding sequence GTGTCGGCTTTCGCAGACATCACCGCAACAGGCGCTTCGGCGGGCAATCGCGTGACCAACGCGATCGCCATGGCCAGCCGCAGGACAGGCGTGGACTTCGCCTATCTGCTGGGGCAGGCGAAGATCGAAAGCAGCCTGAACCCCACCGCCCGCGCCACGACTTCGTCCGCGACAGGGCTGTACCAGTTCGTCGATCAAAGCTGGCTGGCGGTCATCGACCAGCATGGCAGCGAATATGGCCTGGGCTGGGCCGCCGACGCGATCAGCCGGGGCAGCAATGGCCATTATTATGTGTCCGACCCCGATTTGCGTCAGCAGATCCTCGACCTGCGCAAGCATCCGGAAACCGCCTCCGTCATGGCGGCCGAACATGCGGCCGACAACAAGGCCACTCTGGAACAGCGGCTGGGCCGCGAGGCTGAGCCGGTCGATCTCTACATGGCCCATTTCCTGGGCGTTGGCGGGGCGAGCAAATTCCTGGCGATGAACGACCGCGCGCCCGACGCGACGGCAGCGTCGATGTTCCCGGCGGCGGCGCGGGCCAACCGCTCGATCTTCTACGACCGCCAGGGCAATGCCCGCAGCTTTGCCGAAATCCGTGATCGCTTTGCCTCGAAGCTCCAGAAGGGTTTCGATTCGATCGGCACCGGCGATATTCAATATGCCGACAACGCGCTGCCCTCCGGCGCGAAGACGGTCCAGCCCGCCGATTATGTGCGGATCGAAACCCAGCGCCTTGCGACCGCCGCCGACGTCACCGTCCGGCCGGAACCGCAGACCGCGCGCCTCGCCTATCTCATGCTCGCCACCCTCGGAAGGTAA
- the flhA gene encoding flagellar biosynthesis protein FlhA codes for MTPAQVKAKIWTSAAKGAVLPFATLMVVLFMMVPVPAFMLDVGFITNIMISLAVLMVALNAAKPLDFSSFPTVLLFATLLRLALNVASTRVVLVQGHEGSDAAGHVIEAFGHFLIGGDYVVGIFVFAILMIINLVVITKGAGRVSEVSARFTLDALPGKQMAIDADLNAGLLTPEEAKVRRREVATEADFYGSMDGASKFVKGDAVAGILILAINIVGGIILGVVSHGLSIGEAAQTYIVLAIGDALVAQVPALLLSIAAAAIVTRVGSEQDLGGQITSQFGSGKAWIPVAAILTFLGILPGMPHMIILSAAAIAGGIAWQLRKAGQRKAAEPEPVAPPPNPALIEWNDVSDGAVLGLEIGYGLIGLVDERKGAPLMARITGIRRQLSKELGFVVPMVRVKDNLALEPNQYRITIAGVVVGEDEIFPDDLLALDSGALESTVSGREAKDPTFGLDAVWISPAKRSEAVVAGYTVVDPPTVVATHLNQLIAMNASEMFGLDEARKLLDNLKEAAPQLVDGLTPGLLNLTQISALCRALLAEGIALKDFRRICEAMVDAARPDMNLDQLVEAVRQRIGSLIIQGLVPVKMPLPVITLDGDLEALLAQAMRVAGDARHPIEPALANRIIEAVVQAARPLLGQARNFAIVTSPLARRALARLFKPHLPETPVLSFLEIPDGKGVEVVAVVGGEQRPAPRHDPLPRESAARERVA; via the coding sequence ATGACTCCTGCCCAAGTCAAAGCGAAGATCTGGACGAGCGCCGCCAAGGGAGCGGTGTTGCCCTTTGCGACGCTGATGGTCGTGCTGTTCATGATGGTGCCGGTGCCTGCGTTCATGCTGGACGTCGGGTTCATCACCAACATCATGATCAGCCTGGCCGTGCTGATGGTCGCGCTGAACGCCGCCAAGCCGCTGGATTTCTCCAGCTTTCCAACGGTGCTGCTGTTCGCGACGCTGCTGCGGCTGGCGCTGAACGTCGCCTCGACCCGCGTGGTGCTGGTGCAGGGGCATGAAGGGTCGGACGCGGCGGGCCATGTCATCGAGGCGTTCGGGCATTTCCTGATCGGCGGCGATTATGTCGTCGGCATCTTCGTCTTCGCCATCCTGATGATCATCAACCTGGTCGTCATCACCAAGGGCGCGGGCCGCGTGTCGGAAGTGTCTGCGCGTTTCACCCTGGATGCCTTGCCCGGCAAGCAGATGGCGATCGACGCCGATTTGAACGCCGGCCTGCTGACGCCGGAAGAAGCCAAGGTCCGCCGCCGCGAAGTCGCGACCGAGGCGGATTTCTACGGTTCCATGGACGGTGCCAGCAAGTTCGTGAAGGGCGATGCGGTTGCGGGCATCCTGATCCTGGCCATCAACATCGTCGGCGGCATCATATTGGGCGTGGTCAGTCATGGCCTGTCGATCGGAGAGGCCGCGCAAACCTATATCGTTCTTGCCATCGGTGACGCGCTGGTCGCGCAGGTTCCGGCGCTGCTGCTCTCCATCGCGGCGGCGGCCATCGTCACCCGCGTCGGCAGCGAACAGGATCTGGGCGGCCAGATCACCAGCCAGTTCGGTTCGGGCAAGGCCTGGATTCCGGTGGCGGCGATCCTGACTTTCCTCGGCATTTTGCCGGGCATGCCGCACATGATCATCCTGTCCGCCGCCGCGATCGCGGGGGGCATCGCCTGGCAGCTCCGCAAGGCCGGTCAGCGCAAGGCGGCCGAACCTGAACCGGTTGCCCCGCCGCCGAACCCCGCGCTGATCGAATGGAACGACGTGTCCGATGGCGCGGTGCTGGGGCTGGAGATCGGCTATGGCCTGATCGGCCTGGTCGACGAGCGCAAGGGCGCGCCGCTGATGGCCCGCATCACCGGCATTCGTCGCCAGCTTTCGAAGGAACTGGGCTTCGTCGTGCCGATGGTCCGCGTGAAGGACAATCTGGCGCTGGAGCCGAACCAGTATCGCATCACCATCGCCGGCGTCGTCGTGGGCGAGGACGAGATCTTCCCCGACGATCTGCTGGCGCTCGACAGTGGCGCGCTGGAGAGCACAGTGTCCGGCCGCGAGGCCAAAGACCCGACCTTCGGCCTCGACGCTGTCTGGATTTCGCCTGCCAAGCGCAGCGAGGCCGTGGTCGCGGGCTATACCGTGGTCGATCCGCCGACGGTGGTCGCCACCCATCTCAACCAGCTCATCGCGATGAACGCCAGCGAGATGTTCGGCCTGGACGAAGCGCGCAAGCTGCTCGACAACCTCAAGGAAGCCGCGCCGCAACTGGTCGATGGCCTCACGCCGGGGCTGCTGAACCTGACGCAGATTTCCGCGCTTTGCCGCGCTCTGCTGGCCGAAGGGATCGCGCTCAAGGACTTCCGCCGCATTTGCGAGGCGATGGTCGATGCGGCCCGCCCGGATATGAACCTCGACCAGCTTGTCGAAGCGGTGCGTCAGCGCATCGGCTCGCTCATCATCCAGGGGCTGGTGCCGGTGAAGATGCCGCTGCCGGTCATCACGCTGGACGGCGATCTGGAAGCGCTGCTGGCGCAGGCGATGCGCGTCGCGGGCGATGCGCGTCACCCGATCGAGCCCGCGCTCGCCAACCGCATCATCGAGGCGGTGGTGCAGGCCGCCCGCCCGTTGCTGGGACAGGCGCGCAACTTCGCCATCGTCACCTCGCCGCTCGCACGCCGCGCGCTGGCTCGCCTGTTCAAGCCGCATCTGCCGGAGACGCCCGTGCTGTCCTTCCTGGAAATCCCCGATGGCAAGGGCGTGGAGGTCGTCGCCGTGGTCGGCGGCGAGCAGCGGCCTGCGCCACGCCATGATCCTTTGCCCAGAGAGTCCGCCGCCCGAGAGCGCGTCGCCTGA
- a CDS encoding sigma-70 family RNA polymerase sigma factor: MNRVVAGSDANTYGRTGNANSPEQLARRYMPLVRKTAWHVHGRVSSAIEIEDLLQIGMVALVEAANGFEDRGLGFASYAQLRVRGAMIDHLRRHATMTRSAMAQRKQLAGIRGRLEQKLGRAPLEAEMSAEMGLDAAAYREVADSCEMVQHSSMDEVYSDQSMWFADVEDRADDVMEREALKGALAKCIGELPQREALVLQLYFVEELNLEEIGATLDIGAARVCQIKKAALDKLREKLRDWD; the protein is encoded by the coding sequence ATGAACAGGGTCGTCGCCGGTTCCGATGCCAACACCTATGGCCGCACCGGCAATGCCAATTCTCCCGAACAGCTCGCGCGCCGCTATATGCCGCTCGTGCGCAAGACCGCCTGGCACGTCCATGGCCGCGTATCCAGCGCCATAGAGATTGAGGACTTGCTCCAGATCGGCATGGTCGCGCTGGTCGAGGCGGCCAATGGTTTTGAGGATCGGGGCCTGGGTTTCGCCTCCTACGCGCAGTTGCGCGTGCGCGGGGCGATGATCGACCATCTGCGCCGCCATGCGACGATGACGCGCTCCGCCATGGCCCAGCGCAAGCAGTTGGCGGGCATACGCGGCCGGCTGGAACAGAAGCTGGGCCGTGCGCCGCTGGAAGCGGAAATGTCCGCGGAGATGGGGCTGGATGCCGCCGCCTATCGCGAAGTGGCCGACAGTTGCGAGATGGTGCAGCATAGCAGCATGGATGAGGTCTATTCCGACCAGTCCATGTGGTTCGCGGATGTCGAGGATCGCGCCGACGATGTGATGGAGCGGGAGGCGCTCAAAGGCGCTCTCGCCAAATGCATCGGGGAATTGCCGCAGCGCGAGGCGCTGGTGCTTCAGCTTTATTTCGTCGAGGAACTCAATCTGGAGGAAATCGGCGCGACGCTGGATATCGGCGCGGCGCGTGTCTGCCAGATCAAGAAGGCGGCGCTCGACAAGCTGCGCGAGAAGCTGCGGGACTGGGACTGA
- the mdoH gene encoding glucans biosynthesis glucosyltransferase MdoH: MKATGGRHTDKTMGSAPVRAFEHLPVERPLAMPAQDFSATPRDLPHRSFNIDLWARRTLVVLLALLPASMAAHEMRRSIGLDGISAWEGVYLALFIPLFAWIAFGFATSLIGFLLLTMGKGQGVRPYRTRTAPPLRGQTAVLLPVCNEDFQGVLGRLSIMERSLAQVMGGERFEFFILSDSNPENGEIERAAYMKMRKGFSRPVHYRRRALNIGRKPGNIAEWVERFGGAYDYMIVLDADSVMSGQTMARLASDMERHPHVGLIQTVPSIVGATTFFARWQQFASRLFGPISAAGMIWWAGSEGMFWGHNAILRTKAFAQSCGLPELPGRAPFGGHIMSHDMVEAALLRRRGWDVHIVMADDSFEEFPPSLPDLATRDRRWCQGNIQHVPLLTKIRGMHPVSKFQLFVGASAYCTSPLWLALMLVVLGGAAAGVWPPSAILPSGSLLALTAVLLFGPKLLALLWALADPARRIGFGGGVRMVRGVIADIALSILMAPVSMLTQTINLFGILMGRKSSWNGQTRDRDGMAILPAIWLFKWHILLGAGLTLLAVKSGTSLGWIMPVAAGLVLAPFFAAFTARKDLGGHVAKSGLFQVAEPWWRMQNYQKTRYRQLQLDNAKPPFDGLSNPANDS, from the coding sequence ATGAAAGCAACAGGCGGCAGGCACACGGATAAGACCATGGGATCGGCGCCTGTACGGGCGTTCGAGCATCTTCCCGTGGAACGACCGCTGGCCATGCCCGCGCAGGATTTTTCCGCGACTCCACGCGACCTGCCGCATCGCTCCTTCAACATCGATCTCTGGGCGCGACGGACATTGGTCGTGCTGCTGGCGCTGCTGCCCGCATCCATGGCGGCGCATGAGATGCGGCGGTCGATTGGCCTCGATGGCATTTCGGCGTGGGAGGGGGTTTATCTGGCCCTGTTCATCCCTCTTTTCGCCTGGATCGCCTTCGGCTTCGCGACCAGCCTGATCGGCTTTCTGCTGCTGACCATGGGCAAAGGGCAAGGCGTGCGGCCCTATCGCACGCGTACCGCTCCACCTCTGCGCGGGCAGACAGCCGTGCTGCTGCCCGTCTGCAACGAGGATTTTCAGGGCGTACTGGGCCGCCTGTCGATCATGGAGCGCTCGCTGGCGCAGGTGATGGGCGGCGAGCGCTTCGAATTCTTCATCCTCAGCGATTCCAACCCCGAAAATGGCGAGATCGAACGCGCCGCCTATATGAAAATGCGCAAGGGCTTCTCCCGCCCGGTCCACTACCGCCGCCGCGCTCTTAATATCGGCCGCAAGCCCGGCAATATCGCGGAATGGGTGGAACGCTTCGGCGGCGCTTACGACTATATGATCGTGCTGGACGCCGACAGCGTGATGAGCGGCCAGACCATGGCGCGTTTGGCATCCGATATGGAGCGGCATCCGCATGTCGGCCTGATCCAGACCGTGCCGTCGATCGTCGGGGCCACGACCTTCTTCGCCCGCTGGCAGCAATTTGCCAGCCGCCTCTTCGGGCCGATCTCGGCCGCCGGCATGATCTGGTGGGCAGGGTCGGAAGGCATGTTCTGGGGCCACAACGCGATCCTGCGGACCAAGGCTTTCGCACAAAGCTGCGGCCTGCCCGAACTACCGGGCCGCGCGCCCTTTGGCGGGCATATCATGAGCCATGACATGGTCGAGGCTGCGCTGCTGCGCCGCCGTGGCTGGGACGTGCATATCGTCATGGCCGACGACAGTTTCGAGGAATTTCCGCCCTCCCTGCCCGATCTCGCCACCCGCGACCGGCGCTGGTGCCAGGGCAATATCCAGCATGTTCCCCTGCTCACGAAGATCAGGGGCATGCATCCGGTCAGCAAGTTCCAGCTTTTCGTCGGCGCTTCGGCCTATTGCACCTCCCCCCTTTGGCTAGCGCTGATGCTGGTGGTGCTGGGCGGCGCGGCGGCGGGCGTGTGGCCGCCGAGCGCGATCCTGCCCTCGGGCAGTCTGCTGGCGCTGACCGCCGTGCTGCTGTTCGGGCCGAAGCTGCTGGCGCTGCTCTGGGCGCTGGCCGATCCGGCGCGGCGCATCGGCTTTGGCGGCGGCGTCAGGATGGTGCGCGGGGTGATCGCGGACATCGCCCTGTCGATCCTGATGGCGCCGGTCAGCATGCTGACCCAGACCATCAACCTGTTCGGCATCCTGATGGGCCGCAAGAGCAGTTGGAACGGCCAGACCCGCGACCGTGACGGCATGGCGATACTGCCCGCCATCTGGCTGTTCAAATGGCATATCCTGCTGGGCGCGGGGCTGACGCTGCTGGCGGTCAAATCCGGCACCTCGCTCGGCTGGATCATGCCGGTGGCGGCGGGACTGGTGCTGGCGCCGTTTTTCGCGGCCTTCACGGCGCGCAAGGATCTGGGCGGCCATGTCGCGAAAAGCGGGCTGTTCCAGGTAGCGGAGCCCTGGTGGCGGATGCAGAATTACCAGAAGACGCGCTATCGGCAGTTGCAGCTCGATAATGCAAAGCCGCCGTTCGATGGATTGTCGAACCCGGCGAACGATAGTTGA